In the Pseudomonadota bacterium genome, one interval contains:
- a CDS encoding type II toxin-antitoxin system Phd/YefM family antitoxin → MKDEWQLQEAKNRFSEVVERALKRGPQTVTRRGVEAVVVVAADEFRRLSAPSISFVEFLRSSPLVAADLDVTRDPDPGREVSF, encoded by the coding sequence ATGAAAGACGAATGGCAGCTCCAGGAAGCGAAGAATCGGTTCAGCGAGGTGGTGGAGCGGGCGCTGAAAAGGGGACCGCAGACGGTCACGCGTCGCGGCGTGGAGGCGGTCGTCGTCGTCGCGGCTGACGAGTTCCGCAGGCTCAGCGCGCCGTCGATCAGTTTCGTCGAGTTCCTCAGGTCGTCACCGCTCGTCGCCGCCGATCTCGATGTAACCCGCGACCCGGATCCGGGGCGGGAGGTGTCGTTTTGA
- a CDS encoding type II toxin-antitoxin system VapC family toxin has translation MRCVVDTCVISETVRSSPERRVVDWLGAQREEDLHLSVLTIGELRKGIARLDESRRKAELAAWIDGELTERFGSRLLPVCSGVASLWGEIQARAERAGKRMPVVDGLIAATALHHGLAVATRNGGDMAVSGAKIVNPWE, from the coding sequence TTGAGGTGTGTCGTCGATACGTGCGTCATCTCCGAGACCGTGCGCAGCTCGCCGGAACGCAGAGTCGTGGACTGGCTCGGTGCTCAGCGGGAAGAGGATCTCCACCTGAGCGTCCTCACGATAGGAGAGCTCCGCAAGGGGATCGCCCGCCTCGACGAATCGCGAAGGAAGGCGGAGCTCGCGGCGTGGATCGACGGAGAGCTGACGGAGCGTTTCGGCTCGCGGCTGTTGCCGGTGTGCTCCGGCGTCGCTTCACTGTGGGGTGAGATCCAGGCGCGCGCCGAGCGGGCAGGGAAGAGGATGCCGGTCGTCGACGGGCTGATCGCCGCGACCGCGCTCCACCACGGACTGGCCGTGGCGACGCGAAACGGGGGCGACATGGCCGTGAGCGGCGCGAAGATCGTCAATCCGTGGGAGTGA
- the tmk gene encoding dTMP kinase, with translation MFVVFEGIDGSGKTTLSDRVAALLDGVGVTVHHARPKGELKSELATDIRNMTRNPRSLTMSPHTELLLYLARDSQMIDTVIRPALDKADVVIADRYVYSPVVLTRARGQVPRGDVDKATEVVARGLWPELVVYCDVDVHTSELRKRMDKIINPRDADDFGRKGLAGLGLRDAMRGEYLEMAEADPARWMVVDNVNHTIAENSVRIARKIVELLGRFALLADPPPSKPVRLEPGEIRAERADELRRAFYDHLGRLADAGATRPAAYHVRSLFAEEAWALRERLREKEPELVAYGLEPLDDGRARALRERLVERAPRQVAKSLGARWADADPWAWELRARLAEAAPAEVIASMGSLDSDDSWALRERLLKDKDNHAAVLATLKRIDTERAWALRDELGRGKTDWGLLEGLAGIDTERAWALRRKHQRKALPWVLVSTAGLVSDAAWELRDGLFKVAPKLVLQTLYGVDHERAWTMRRDAGWSCKEALTSIKGLDGEEAWRLRESLAKRWQSHAAKSVGLALAATDRGRDFLWALARANPNDPEVIHYLVKLIDEEEA, from the coding sequence ATGTTCGTCGTGTTCGAAGGCATCGACGGTTCCGGCAAGACGACGCTCTCCGATCGCGTCGCGGCGCTGCTCGACGGCGTGGGCGTCACCGTCCACCACGCGCGGCCCAAGGGCGAGCTGAAGAGCGAGCTCGCGACCGACATCCGCAACATGACGCGCAACCCGCGCAGCCTCACGATGTCGCCGCACACGGAGCTCCTCCTCTACCTCGCGCGCGACTCGCAGATGATCGACACCGTGATCCGGCCCGCGCTCGACAAGGCGGACGTCGTGATCGCGGATCGGTACGTGTACTCGCCGGTCGTGCTCACGCGGGCGCGCGGCCAGGTGCCGCGGGGCGACGTCGACAAGGCGACCGAGGTCGTCGCGCGCGGGCTGTGGCCGGAGCTCGTCGTCTACTGCGACGTCGACGTCCACACCTCCGAGCTGCGCAAGCGGATGGACAAGATCATCAACCCGCGCGACGCGGACGACTTCGGCCGCAAGGGGCTCGCGGGGCTCGGCCTGCGCGACGCGATGCGGGGCGAGTACCTCGAGATGGCCGAGGCCGACCCCGCGCGCTGGATGGTCGTCGACAACGTGAACCACACGATCGCCGAGAACTCGGTGCGGATCGCGCGGAAGATCGTCGAGCTGCTCGGTCGCTTTGCTTTGCTCGCGGATCCGCCGCCGTCCAAGCCGGTGCGGCTCGAGCCCGGTGAGATCCGTGCCGAGCGCGCGGACGAGCTGCGGCGCGCGTTCTACGATCACCTCGGCAGGCTCGCGGACGCCGGCGCCACGCGCCCGGCCGCGTACCACGTGCGCAGCCTCTTCGCCGAGGAGGCGTGGGCGCTCAGGGAGAGGCTGCGGGAGAAGGAGCCGGAGCTTGTCGCGTACGGCCTCGAGCCGCTGGACGACGGGCGGGCCAGGGCGCTGCGCGAGCGGCTCGTCGAGAGGGCGCCCCGGCAGGTCGCGAAGTCCCTGGGCGCACGGTGGGCCGACGCGGATCCGTGGGCGTGGGAGCTCAGGGCGCGGCTCGCGGAAGCGGCGCCGGCCGAGGTGATCGCGTCCATGGGATCGCTCGACTCGGACGACTCGTGGGCGCTGCGCGAGCGGCTTCTCAAGGACAAGGACAACCACGCGGCGGTGCTCGCCACGCTCAAGCGGATCGACACGGAGCGCGCGTGGGCGCTGCGCGACGAGCTCGGCAGGGGCAAGACCGACTGGGGCCTCCTCGAGGGGCTCGCCGGGATCGACACGGAGCGGGCGTGGGCGCTGCGGAGGAAGCACCAGCGGAAGGCGCTGCCGTGGGTCCTCGTCTCGACCGCCGGGCTCGTGTCGGATGCGGCCTGGGAGCTGCGCGACGGCCTGTTTAAGGTCGCGCCCAAGCTCGTGCTGCAGACGCTGTACGGCGTCGACCACGAGCGCGCGTGGACGATGCGGCGCGACGCGGGGTGGAGCTGCAAGGAGGCGCTGACGTCGATCAAGGGGCTCGACGGCGAGGAAGCGTGGCGCCTGCGCGAGTCGCTCGCGAAGCGGTGGCAGTCCCACGCCGCGAAGTCGGTGGGCCTCGCGCTCGCCGCGACCGATCGCGGCCGCGATTTCCTGTGGGCGCTCGCGCGCGCCAACCCGAACGACCCCGAGGTGATACACTACCTCGTGAAGCTGATCGACGAGGAGGAGGCGTGA